From Woronichinia naegeliana WA131, the proteins below share one genomic window:
- a CDS encoding long-chain acyl-[acyl-carrier-protein] reductase — MFGLIGHLTSLKHAQSVAAALGYPEYANQDLNFWCSAPPQVVDSFNVTSITGQTIEGKYVESCFLPEMLINRRVKAAIRKILNAMALAQKAGLQITALGGFSSIVFEEFNLKENHQVRNVELKFEQFTTGNTHTAYVICRQVEQMSAQMGIDLSQATVAVCGATGDIGSAVCRWLDQKNAVKELLLIARNRERLDNLQMELGRGKILELQEALPQADIIVWVASMPKGVEINSENLKKPCLIIDGGYPKNLDTRIKHPDVRILKGGIVEHSLDIDWKIMEIVNMDIPSRQMFACFAEAILLEFENWHTNFSWGRNQITVSKMEQIGLASVKHGFCPLMSF, encoded by the coding sequence ATGTTTGGTCTTATCGGTCATCTTACCAGCTTAAAACACGCCCAGTCTGTTGCCGCCGCTCTTGGTTATCCTGAATATGCCAATCAAGACTTAAATTTTTGGTGTTCCGCCCCCCCCCAAGTCGTCGATAGCTTTAATGTCACTAGTATAACCGGCCAAACGATTGAAGGAAAATATGTAGAATCCTGTTTTTTACCCGAAATGCTGATCAATCGCCGCGTCAAAGCTGCGATCCGTAAAATTTTAAATGCCATGGCCTTAGCCCAAAAAGCGGGTTTACAGATCACGGCTCTAGGGGGATTTTCCTCCATTGTTTTTGAAGAGTTTAACCTCAAAGAAAATCATCAAGTTCGCAATGTTGAACTTAAATTTGAGCAATTTACCACTGGCAATACCCATACAGCCTATGTTATTTGTCGTCAAGTTGAGCAAATGTCGGCTCAGATGGGAATTGATCTCTCTCAAGCAACGGTAGCTGTTTGCGGAGCGACGGGAGATATTGGTAGTGCGGTCTGTCGTTGGCTTGATCAAAAAAATGCGGTTAAAGAATTATTACTGATTGCTCGCAATCGAGAACGCTTAGACAATCTACAAATGGAATTGGGACGGGGCAAAATTCTAGAATTACAGGAGGCTCTTCCCCAGGCAGATATTATTGTTTGGGTCGCCAGTATGCCTAAAGGGGTTGAGATTAATTCAGAAAATCTTAAAAAACCCTGTTTAATTATTGACGGTGGTTATCCTAAAAATTTAGATACCCGCATTAAGCATCCTGACGTTCGCATTCTTAAGGGCGGCATTGTAGAACATTCCCTTGATATTGACTGGAAGATCATGGAAATTGTCAATATGGATATTCCGTCTCGTCAGATGTTCGCCTGTTTTGCAGAGGCTATTCTTCTAGAGTTTGAGAACTGGCACACCAACTTTTCATGGGGACGCAATCAAATTACTGTTAGTAAAATGGAGCAAATTGGTCTGGCCTCTGTCAAACATGGATTTTGTCCACTGATGAGTTTTTAA